The following proteins come from a genomic window of Nostoc sp. ATCC 53789:
- a CDS encoding acyltransferase, translated as MPKISMYNQINSLTALRGIAALVVVVHHFSYYTLSKTGSTLSAYSNFFRNGYLWVDFFFILSGFIMTHVYIEDFSLKVNSSKYRSYLSSRFARIYPLHIFILSLFIGLEILKLFLLNNSAFTGKFNLTALFANIFLLQAFDLNCPPLFWCDTYWNEPAWSISVEFVIYCIFPFLLFLLLRNNEKNDLRIYVSALFSILLLIAFTRGNLDSIIGIPSIARCGLECILGIITYKIYHRGNYRNYLNLNLLAIIAITWIILIMNYYWTYWRSLHDWLVLPAFSLLILAVSINNNSVISKFLNSRLMLYFGTISYSIYMVHWFVQELLKTLWIYKFHHAFGKGFTEYEALTSLGVFLMIIILAASLTYRFVEVPMRNYLKSTILAKQ; from the coding sequence ATGCCAAAAATATCAATGTATAACCAAATCAATTCGCTCACCGCTCTGCGCGGTATTGCAGCTTTGGTTGTTGTTGTACATCATTTCTCATATTACACTTTATCTAAAACTGGTTCAACTTTATCAGCATATAGCAATTTTTTTCGTAATGGATATTTGTGGGTTGATTTTTTCTTCATTCTGAGTGGTTTTATCATGACCCACGTTTATATTGAAGATTTTTCATTAAAAGTTAATTCATCTAAATATCGTTCATATTTATCGTCGCGTTTTGCCAGAATTTATCCTCTACATATATTTATTTTATCTCTATTTATCGGATTAGAAATTTTAAAACTATTTTTACTAAATAATTCTGCTTTTACTGGCAAATTTAATTTAACTGCCCTTTTTGCTAATATTTTCCTTCTTCAAGCATTCGACTTAAATTGCCCACCTTTATTTTGGTGCGATACTTATTGGAATGAGCCAGCTTGGTCAATTAGTGTAGAGTTTGTTATTTATTGTATATTTCCATTTCTCTTATTTTTATTATTACGAAATAATGAGAAAAATGATTTAAGAATTTATGTCTCTGCTCTCTTCAGTATATTACTACTAATTGCTTTTACCCGTGGAAATTTAGATAGTATTATTGGCATACCTTCCATAGCTAGGTGCGGGCTAGAGTGCATACTCGGCATTATAACTTATAAAATTTATCACAGAGGTAATTATAGAAATTATTTGAATCTTAACTTACTAGCAATTATAGCTATAACTTGGATAATTCTGATTATGAATTACTACTGGACTTATTGGCGTAGTCTTCATGATTGGCTAGTTTTACCAGCTTTTTCTCTCCTAATTTTAGCTGTATCTATCAACAATAATAGTGTAATATCAAAATTTTTAAATTCAAGGTTGATGCTGTATTTCGGGACTATATCTTACTCGATTTACATGGTTCATTGGTTTGTTCAAGAATTGTTAAAAACATTATGGATTTATAAATTCCACCATGCTTTTGGCAAAGGATTCACAGAATATGAAGCCTTGACATCTTTAGGAGTATTTCTTATGATTATCATATTGGCTGCATCATTGACATATAGATTTGTAGAGGTTCCAATGCGTAATTATTTAAAGTCTACAATCTTGGCTAAACAATGA
- a CDS encoding type I polyketide synthase: MQTSDNQDPIDGVAIIGMVGRFPGAGNVDEFWRNLCEGLESTTFFQDEELDPSIDPNLCKDPSYVKARGIIPGGETFDAAFFGINPLEAVVMDPQARVFLELVYEALENAGYESESFDGLIGLYAGCGQNTYFANHISGRMEIVDRIGEFQTMLANEKDFLTTRAAYKLNLKGPAVSVNTACSTSLVAIIQACQALSSYQCDMALAGGVSMTTPQNSGYMAQEGSMLSGDGHCRPFDASAQGTMFNNGAGIVVLKRLEDALNEGDRIYAVIRGSGINNDGADKVSFTAPSVDGQAEAVAMAQAYANFHPETISYIEAHGTATPLGDPIEIEALTQAFRVHTDAKQFCAIGSLKSNVGHLVAAAGVAGLIKTVLALHYKKIPPSLNFEAPNPKIDFANSPFYVNTKLAEWPEGETPRRAGVSSFGVGGTNAHIVLEEAPHIQNSGSSRPQQLLLLSAKTSTALEAATVNLQQYLQYNAEINLADVAYTLQRGRKALNYRRSVVCHDITDAIAALQSLDPNQVNTRHTEIRNPAVAFMFPGQGSQYVDMGLNLYNREPVFQEVVDECAEILKPLLGGDLRKIIYPAPSDRETAAIALKQTCFTQPALFVIEYALAQLWQSWGVKPQAMIGHSIGEFVAACIAGVFTLEDALMLVANRGRFMWDLPQGAMLSVRLPAKEVEPRLSPELAIAAINGPSLCVVSGPTEAIAALQKQLESEEVVCRRLHTSHAFHSPMMDDIIAPFAEVVRKVKLSPPQIPFVSTVTADWITAQQATDPMYWATHLRQTVRFAEGIQTLWQQPERVLLEVGPRITTTTLARQQAKDIKQQIAMPTAGKAYASLGDNAENEAEWTALLKAVGQLWLAGVSIDWSNFYQRETRQRISLPTYPFERQRFWIDPLPHPNRAATPKPSNPQLENTQDMIKSPQQKLIPLLKEIIEETSGLEIASVDDSTTFLEMGLDSLSLTQVGLALKKKFQVKVTLRQLLEIYPNLGTLADFINPALSPETLSALGLTETVAEPIPEVPLPAPATTSPTLLVHEVHTNGSAPQISAQPAASSFFENVINQQLQIMSQQLALLGNNSQPVTIPVVPAATPQNNGVKPQNAVSIPATQTSKESPASVDTESNGPKKAFGAAARIEKTQTKTLTTQQRTYLDKIIQRYTQRTKKSKEYTQSHRPYLADPRTVSGFNPTMKEMVYPIVASRSSGSKLWDLDGNEYVDLSNGFGLNLFGWSPPFITEAIEVQLKLGMEIGPQTPLVGEVAKLMCELTNFDRAAFCNTGSEAVLGAMRMARTITGRNLIAIFSGAYHGILDEVIVRGTKKLRSIPAAPGIPPEMVENILVVDYDSPESLEILRSRADELAAVMVESVQSRRPEYQPKEFLQQLRDFTEEAGIALIFDEIVTGFRIHPGGAQAHFGIKADIATYGKIVGGGLPIGVIAGKSQYMDALDGGFWQFGDDSVPEVGVTYFAGTFVRHPLALAAAKAVLQHLKQSGPSLQQNLNARTDKFVAELMGYFQKVQAPYTAYNFGSLFMVKSAPEFPYGDLLFYLLRDKGVHTWDHRPCFLTTAHSEADLAFVMAAFKESIAEMQSAGFLSAPPIEVTNSEVTNNSLRNRPPQPNAKLGRDPQGNPAWYIPDSERPGKYLQVASVS, encoded by the coding sequence ATCATTCCTGGGGGAGAAACTTTTGATGCAGCCTTCTTTGGCATTAATCCACTGGAAGCTGTGGTTATGGACCCACAAGCTAGAGTTTTTCTAGAGTTGGTTTATGAAGCTCTAGAAAATGCTGGTTATGAATCAGAATCTTTCGATGGCTTGATTGGTTTATACGCTGGTTGTGGTCAAAATACTTATTTTGCCAACCATATTTCTGGACGTATGGAAATTGTCGATCGCATCGGCGAGTTCCAGACCATGTTAGCAAATGAAAAAGACTTTTTAACCACCCGTGCTGCTTACAAACTCAACCTTAAAGGCCCGGCTGTCAGTGTTAATACAGCTTGCTCTACTTCTTTAGTAGCAATTATTCAAGCTTGTCAAGCCTTAAGCAGCTATCAGTGCGATATGGCTTTAGCTGGTGGTGTATCTATGACTACACCTCAAAATAGCGGTTATATGGCTCAAGAAGGCAGTATGCTCTCTGGAGATGGTCATTGTCGTCCCTTTGATGCCAGCGCTCAGGGCACAATGTTCAACAATGGCGCAGGAATAGTTGTCCTCAAGCGTTTAGAAGATGCACTCAATGAAGGCGATCGCATCTATGCCGTAATTCGTGGTTCAGGTATTAATAATGATGGTGCTGATAAAGTAAGCTTTACGGCTCCTAGCGTAGACGGACAAGCAGAAGCCGTTGCAATGGCCCAAGCTTATGCCAACTTCCACCCAGAAACCATCTCTTATATTGAAGCTCACGGTACAGCTACACCTTTAGGCGACCCCATTGAAATTGAAGCGCTGACGCAAGCATTTCGTGTGCATACAGATGCTAAACAATTTTGTGCGATCGGCTCTCTGAAAAGCAATGTCGGACATTTAGTTGCAGCTGCTGGGGTAGCAGGATTAATTAAAACCGTTCTTGCCCTGCATTATAAAAAGATTCCACCTAGCTTAAATTTTGAGGCTCCCAATCCCAAGATTGACTTTGCCAATAGCCCCTTCTATGTAAATACCAAACTAGCTGAATGGCCAGAAGGTGAAACTCCGCGACGAGCCGGTGTAAGTTCTTTTGGTGTTGGCGGGACTAATGCTCATATTGTGCTGGAAGAAGCGCCACACATTCAAAATTCTGGATCTTCTCGTCCACAGCAGCTATTGTTGCTCTCAGCAAAAACTAGCACAGCCTTAGAAGCTGCAACAGTAAATTTGCAGCAATATCTCCAGTACAATGCTGAAATTAACTTAGCCGATGTAGCTTATACCCTACAGCGAGGGCGCAAAGCCTTAAATTATCGACGTAGTGTAGTTTGTCACGACATCACAGATGCGATCGCAGCGTTACAATCTTTAGATCCCAATCAAGTAAATACCCGCCATACAGAAATCCGTAATCCAGCCGTTGCCTTCATGTTCCCCGGACAAGGGTCGCAATATGTGGATATGGGACTGAATCTCTACAACCGTGAACCTGTGTTTCAGGAGGTAGTAGATGAATGTGCAGAAATCCTTAAACCATTACTGGGCGGTGATTTACGAAAAATTATATATCCCGCGCCAAGCGATCGCGAAACTGCGGCTATCGCCCTAAAGCAAACCTGCTTTACTCAACCAGCATTATTCGTCATTGAATACGCTTTAGCGCAACTGTGGCAAAGTTGGGGAGTCAAGCCCCAAGCGATGATTGGTCACAGCATTGGCGAATTTGTCGCCGCCTGTATTGCGGGTGTATTCACCTTAGAAGATGCGCTGATGTTGGTTGCAAATCGCGGTCGCTTCATGTGGGACTTACCACAAGGGGCCATGCTCTCAGTGCGCTTACCAGCTAAAGAGGTAGAGCCGCGATTGAGTCCAGAATTAGCGATCGCCGCAATTAACGGCCCTTCCCTGTGTGTAGTTTCTGGGCCAACAGAAGCGATCGCGGCTCTACAAAAACAACTAGAAAGCGAAGAAGTCGTCTGTCGCCGTTTACACACTTCCCACGCTTTCCATTCCCCAATGATGGATGACATCATAGCCCCCTTTGCTGAGGTAGTTAGGAAAGTTAAATTATCACCTCCTCAAATTCCCTTTGTTTCCACAGTTACCGCCGACTGGATTACAGCCCAGCAAGCAACTGATCCGATGTATTGGGCTACACATCTACGTCAGACTGTGCGATTTGCGGAGGGTATACAAACCTTATGGCAGCAACCAGAACGCGTACTGTTAGAAGTTGGGCCGCGAATCACAACTACGACCTTAGCCCGCCAACAAGCAAAAGATATTAAACAACAGATAGCGATGCCTACGGCGGGCAAAGCCTACGCTTCTCTGGGCGATAACGCTGAGAACGAAGCCGAATGGACAGCATTACTCAAGGCAGTAGGACAACTGTGGCTAGCAGGAGTATCTATTGACTGGAGCAACTTCTATCAAAGGGAAACGCGACAACGAATTTCTCTGCCTACCTATCCCTTTGAACGCCAACGCTTCTGGATTGATCCTTTACCTCATCCCAATCGCGCAGCAACTCCCAAACCTTCAAATCCCCAGTTAGAAAATACCCAAGATATGATAAAATCTCCTCAGCAAAAGCTTATTCCTCTGCTAAAAGAAATTATTGAAGAAACATCAGGATTGGAAATCGCTAGTGTTGACGATTCGACAACATTTTTAGAAATGGGATTAGATTCTTTATCACTGACTCAAGTAGGGCTAGCGTTAAAGAAAAAATTTCAAGTAAAGGTAACACTTAGGCAGTTACTAGAAATTTACCCCAATTTAGGAACACTGGCTGACTTTATCAATCCAGCCTTGTCTCCCGAAACTTTATCTGCATTAGGATTAACAGAAACTGTTGCAGAACCCATTCCAGAAGTACCATTACCAGCACCTGCAACCACATCACCCACTTTGCTAGTGCATGAAGTTCATACAAATGGATCTGCACCTCAGATTTCTGCCCAACCTGCTGCATCCAGTTTCTTCGAAAATGTGATTAATCAGCAGCTACAAATCATGAGTCAGCAATTGGCACTATTGGGTAACAACAGTCAACCTGTAACAATCCCAGTTGTACCTGCAGCGACACCTCAAAATAATGGTGTCAAACCACAAAACGCCGTATCTATCCCAGCGACTCAAACGAGCAAAGAATCACCTGCATCGGTAGACACGGAATCAAATGGCCCTAAAAAGGCATTTGGTGCGGCTGCTCGAATTGAAAAAACCCAGACTAAAACTCTGACAACGCAACAACGAACTTATCTAGACAAAATTATTCAAAGATACACACAACGGACTAAAAAATCCAAAGAATATACTCAATCCCATCGCCCTTATTTGGCAGATCCAAGAACTGTTTCTGGCTTTAACCCGACGATGAAAGAGATGGTTTATCCCATCGTAGCGTCTCGTTCATCGGGTTCTAAACTTTGGGATCTTGATGGCAATGAATATGTCGATTTAAGCAATGGTTTTGGTTTGAATTTGTTTGGTTGGTCGCCACCTTTCATTACCGAAGCAATTGAAGTACAACTGAAACTAGGCATGGAAATTGGGCCGCAGACTCCCTTAGTTGGAGAAGTGGCAAAGCTGATGTGTGAGTTGACCAACTTTGACCGAGCAGCCTTCTGCAACACAGGTTCGGAAGCGGTTTTGGGAGCGATGCGGATGGCACGCACCATCACAGGGCGTAACTTAATCGCCATCTTTTCTGGAGCTTATCACGGTATTTTGGATGAAGTAATTGTTCGGGGGACAAAAAAACTCCGGTCAATTCCTGCTGCTCCTGGTATCCCACCCGAAATGGTAGAGAACATTTTGGTGGTGGACTACGACTCACCTGAGTCTCTAGAAATCCTTAGAAGCCGGGCTGATGAGTTAGCAGCAGTGATGGTTGAATCTGTGCAAAGCCGTCGCCCTGAATACCAGCCCAAGGAATTCCTTCAGCAATTACGTGATTTCACTGAAGAAGCTGGTATTGCTCTAATTTTTGACGAAATCGTTACCGGATTTAGAATTCATCCAGGTGGCGCTCAGGCACATTTTGGTATCAAAGCTGATATAGCAACCTACGGCAAGATTGTGGGCGGTGGACTACCGATTGGAGTCATTGCTGGCAAATCGCAATATATGGATGCTTTAGATGGTGGATTTTGGCAGTTTGGGGATGACTCAGTTCCAGAAGTTGGCGTGACTTACTTTGCCGGAACTTTTGTCCGCCATCCTTTAGCACTAGCAGCCGCCAAAGCAGTACTTCAACATTTAAAACAGAGTGGCCCCAGCTTGCAGCAAAATCTCAATGCCAGAACCGATAAATTTGTAGCGGAACTTATGGGCTATTTCCAGAAAGTTCAGGCTCCGTATACAGCTTATAACTTCGGCTCCCTGTTTATGGTGAAATCTGCACCAGAGTTTCCTTACGGAGACTTACTATTTTATTTACTGCGGGATAAGGGAGTGCATACTTGGGATCATCGTCCTTGCTTCTTGACAACAGCTCATTCCGAAGCCGATCTAGCTTTTGTAATGGCAGCCTTTAAAGAAAGTATTGCCGAAATGCAGTCTGCTGGCTTTTTGTCTGCACCGCCCATAGAAGTAACAAACAGCGAAGTTACCAATAACAGCCTACGTAATCGTCCTCCGCAACCTAATGCCAAATTAGGACGAGATCCCCAAGGCAACCCCGCTTGGTATATCCCCGATAGCGAGCGGCCTGGGAAGTATTTACAAGTTGCAAGTGTTTCCTAA